In a single window of the Pseudoxanthomonas sp. F37 genome:
- a CDS encoding DEAD/DEAH box helicase, which translates to MSTESPSSAPLLFADLGLSAPVMAAVTAVGYESPSPIQAATIPAMLAGRDVLGTAQTGTGKTAAFALPVLSNISLNAERPQALVLAPTRELAIQVAEAFQKYAAKIPGFHVLPIYGGQSYYPQLQALKRGVHVVVGTPGRVIDHLERGSLDLSGLTTLVLDEADEMLRMGFIDDVETVLKKTPETRQVALFSATMPPAIRRIAQTYLKQPVEVTIAAKTTTSANIRQRYWWVSGMHKLDALTRILEVEPFDGMIVFARTKAATEELADKLQARGLAAAAINGDMQQAAREKTIQQLKDGKLDILVATDVAARGLDVERISHVLNYDIPYDTESYVHRIGRTGRAGRAGDAILFVTPREKGMLRAIERATRQPIEEMQLPSVEAVNDRRVEKFLARITDTLASGKAGEFRALIERYEREQNVPAVDIAAALAQLVQGDTPLLLSQERTPREARPARSETYGNAPRREREERPRRDDSHGERPARASDKPERSKIERPDTDRPRADKPPRTDKPEVGMETYRIEVGHMHGVKPANIVGAIANEAGLESRYIGRIDIQHDHTTLDLPEGMPREVLMHLKKVWVSGQQLRIHKPGEGGGEAPPRRFGGPGAGKGKPRGDRPFGAGKPGPRPHRKGPPREG; encoded by the coding sequence ATGTCTACCGAATCCCCCTCGTCCGCCCCCTTGCTGTTCGCCGATCTGGGCCTGTCCGCGCCGGTCATGGCCGCCGTCACCGCGGTGGGGTACGAAAGCCCGTCGCCCATCCAGGCGGCCACCATTCCCGCCATGCTGGCCGGCCGCGACGTGCTGGGCACGGCCCAGACCGGTACCGGCAAGACCGCCGCGTTCGCCCTGCCGGTGCTGTCGAACATCAGTCTGAATGCCGAGCGCCCGCAGGCGCTGGTGCTGGCGCCCACGCGCGAGCTGGCCATCCAGGTGGCCGAGGCGTTCCAGAAGTACGCGGCGAAGATCCCGGGCTTCCACGTGCTGCCGATCTATGGCGGCCAGAGCTACTACCCGCAGCTGCAGGCGCTGAAGCGCGGCGTGCATGTCGTCGTCGGCACCCCCGGCCGCGTGATCGACCACCTCGAGCGCGGTTCGCTGGACCTGTCCGGCCTGACCACGCTGGTGCTGGACGAAGCCGATGAAATGCTGCGCATGGGGTTCATCGACGATGTCGAGACCGTGCTGAAGAAGACCCCGGAAACCCGCCAGGTGGCGCTGTTCTCGGCGACCATGCCGCCGGCGATCCGGCGCATCGCGCAGACCTACCTGAAGCAGCCGGTGGAAGTCACCATCGCGGCCAAGACCACCACCTCGGCCAACATCCGCCAGCGCTACTGGTGGGTCAGCGGCATGCACAAGCTGGATGCGCTGACCCGGATCCTGGAGGTGGAGCCGTTCGACGGCATGATCGTCTTCGCCCGCACCAAGGCGGCCACCGAAGAACTGGCCGACAAGCTGCAAGCGCGCGGACTGGCGGCCGCCGCGATCAACGGCGACATGCAGCAGGCGGCGCGCGAGAAGACCATCCAGCAGCTCAAGGACGGCAAGCTGGACATCCTGGTGGCCACCGACGTGGCCGCGCGCGGCCTGGACGTGGAGCGGATCAGCCACGTGCTGAACTACGACATCCCGTACGACACCGAAAGCTATGTGCACCGCATCGGCCGCACCGGCCGTGCCGGTCGCGCGGGCGACGCCATTCTCTTCGTCACCCCGCGCGAGAAGGGCATGCTGCGCGCGATCGAGCGCGCCACCCGGCAGCCGATCGAAGAGATGCAGCTGCCCAGCGTGGAAGCGGTGAACGACCGCCGTGTCGAGAAGTTCCTGGCGCGCATCACCGATACCCTGGCCTCCGGCAAGGCAGGCGAGTTCCGCGCGCTGATCGAGCGCTACGAGCGCGAGCAGAACGTGCCGGCGGTGGACATCGCCGCCGCGCTGGCGCAGCTGGTGCAGGGCGACACCCCGTTGCTGCTGTCGCAGGAGCGCACGCCGCGCGAGGCGCGCCCGGCGCGCAGCGAGACCTACGGCAATGCGCCCCGCCGCGAGCGCGAGGAGCGCCCGCGCCGCGACGACAGCCACGGCGAGCGTCCGGCCCGCGCTTCCGACAAGCCCGAGCGTTCGAAGATCGAACGCCCCGACACCGACCGTCCGCGTGCCGACAAGCCGCCGCGCACCGACAAGCCGGAGGTGGGCATGGAGACCTACCGCATCGAAGTGGGCCACATGCACGGGGTGAAGCCGGCCAACATCGTGGGCGCCATCGCCAACGAGGCCGGGCTGGAAAGCCGCTATATCGGCCGCATCGACATCCAGCACGACCACACCACGCTGGACCTGCCCGAGGGCATGCCGCGCGAGGTGCTGATGCACCTGAAGAAGGTCTGGGTGTCCGGCCAGCAGCTGCGCATCCACAAGCCGGGCGAGGGGGGCGGTGAGGCGCCGCCGCGCCGCTTCGGCGGGCCGGGCGCCGGCAAGGGCAAGCCGCGGGGCGACAGGCCGTTCGGCGCCGGCAAGCCGGGCCCCAGGCCGCACCGCAAGGGCCCCCCGCGCGAGGGGTGA
- a CDS encoding alpha/beta hydrolase: protein MLAGATLAGAALLPLSACERTDPPAPAAAPPPPPSSTVERTAMGLFTTKDDVQIYFKDWGPKDGPVVTLSHGWPLNADSWESQMYHLAANGCRVIAHDRRGHGRSSQPWDGNDMDHYADDLAQLIEHLDLKDISMFGFSTGGGEVARYIGRHGTKRVKKAGLVSAVPPLMLKTDANPGGLPIDVFDGIRAGLLANRAQLFKDIPSGPFFGYNRPGAKPSQGVIDAWWLQGMMGGHKNTYDSIKAFSETDFTEDLKKFDVPTIIIHGDDDQVVPIDAAARASAKLVKDSQLVVYPGAPHGITDTHKDKLNVDMLAFVRG, encoded by the coding sequence ATGCTGGCGGGCGCCACCCTTGCCGGCGCCGCCCTCCTGCCGCTGTCCGCCTGCGAGCGTACCGACCCGCCGGCCCCCGCCGCAGCGCCGCCCCCTCCCCCTTCCTCCACCGTAGAGAGAACCGCCATGGGCCTGTTCACCACCAAAGACGACGTACAGATCTACTTCAAGGACTGGGGCCCGAAGGACGGCCCGGTCGTCACCCTCAGCCACGGCTGGCCCCTGAATGCCGACAGCTGGGAGTCGCAGATGTACCACCTGGCCGCGAACGGCTGCCGCGTGATCGCGCACGACCGTCGCGGCCACGGGCGTTCCAGCCAGCCGTGGGACGGCAACGACATGGACCACTACGCCGATGACCTGGCGCAGCTGATCGAACACCTGGACCTGAAGGACATCTCGATGTTCGGCTTCTCCACCGGCGGCGGCGAAGTGGCGCGCTACATCGGCCGCCATGGCACGAAGCGGGTGAAGAAGGCCGGCCTGGTCTCGGCGGTGCCGCCGCTGATGCTGAAGACCGACGCCAATCCGGGCGGCCTGCCCATCGACGTGTTCGACGGCATCCGCGCCGGCCTGCTGGCCAATCGCGCGCAGCTGTTCAAGGACATCCCCAGCGGCCCGTTCTTCGGCTACAACCGCCCGGGCGCGAAGCCGTCGCAGGGTGTCATCGACGCGTGGTGGCTGCAGGGCATGATGGGCGGACACAAGAACACCTACGACAGCATCAAGGCGTTCTCCGAGACCGATTTCACCGAGGACCTGAAGAAGTTCGACGTGCCCACGATCATCATCCATGGCGACGACGACCAGGTGGTGCCGATCGACGCCGCGGCGCGCGCGTCGGCCAAGCTGGTGAAGGACAGCCAGCTGGTGGTCTATCCGGGCGCCCCGCACGGCATCACCGACACCCACAAGGACAAGCTCAACGTCGACATGCTGGCGTTCGTCAGGGGGTGA
- a CDS encoding MAPEG family protein produces the protein MPIELKMLAWSVALGLVHVLLGAALTTHQRGLRWNVGARDAVLPPLTGAAARVDRALRNFLETFPFFAAAVLAVAVLERGDAGTALGAQCYFWARLAYVPLYAAGVPYLRTGVWGVSLWGLLQLLWALL, from the coding sequence ATGCCGATCGAACTGAAGATGCTGGCCTGGTCCGTGGCCCTGGGCCTGGTGCACGTGCTGCTCGGCGCGGCGCTGACCACGCACCAGCGTGGGCTGCGCTGGAACGTGGGCGCGCGCGATGCGGTGCTGCCGCCGCTCACCGGCGCGGCCGCGCGGGTGGACCGGGCGCTGCGCAACTTCCTGGAGACCTTCCCGTTCTTCGCCGCGGCCGTGCTGGCGGTCGCCGTACTGGAGCGGGGCGATGCCGGCACCGCGCTGGGCGCGCAGTGCTACTTCTGGGCGCGCCTGGCGTATGTGCCACTGTATGCGGCCGGGGTGCCGTACCTGCGCACGGGGGTGTGGGGCGTGTCGTTGTGGGGCCTGCTGCAGCTGCTGTGGGCGCTGCTGTGA
- a CDS encoding EAL domain-containing protein — protein sequence MTHTDAATTDAAGQPPDDRSLRRLPARVAALIALSALGALLIAAILETQAGATAYIVGEGHWSKAQQRAVHSLYRYAGHGDPADLADARAALRVPLGDRAGRQALERQPVDLAMARAGFLQGGNAPQDIERLVWMYRLLHDAPYFRESVRLWREAEAEIDQLVVLADTLEAHRARRVPDEASVLAYKRQLTAIDARLRPKELAFSRSLAEGAHFLRRMLLALSAAAFVLLCAYALHVMRSTLRRVRDTESEFRLAFHQSMVGMLKLDRHGRFTQANEALARILGMSLPELRTQRLADVLHADDLPVDERGAIDWVRLQEPGERRLLRRDGTVRWVRWSASLVGARGGRGEQLFALAEDVSEAHELACEIAHQASHDELTGLINRREIARRLDGALETARGGGQRHALCFVDLDQFKLVNDTCGHEAGDRYLCHFAARLAAQLRRGDWLGRLGGDEFAVLLHDTTLDEAETAMVRVHAALAEQAFRWNGRGFGLNCCVGVVEINDQAIDADGLLRAADAACYVAKDEGRNRIRCYRDADPGLARRRQDLEWVAHTQLAIAEDRLVLYAQRIVPLEGPPHLQYEVLVRLRDREGGLHAPGVFLPAMERYGQGMAVDRFVLMAVCRHFSRNPGRPTSVELCHVNVSAQSVADPAFLEYAGALLDRHPGVAARLCFEITETAVIANLDDACRFIEAMRVRGCRIALDDFGSGLSSFAYLKRLPVDILKIDGAFVRDLAHGGSDLALVRSMSQMGQALGKVTIAEWVESEGVMAQLREVGIGCVQGYAVHVPCPLDELVGAWDSACTGPV from the coding sequence GTGACGCATACGGACGCCGCCACGACCGACGCAGCCGGGCAACCGCCGGACGACCGCAGCCTGCGGAGGCTGCCGGCCCGCGTGGCGGCGCTCATCGCCCTGTCGGCGCTGGGGGCACTGCTGATCGCCGCGATATTGGAGACGCAGGCGGGCGCTACGGCCTACATCGTGGGCGAGGGCCACTGGTCCAAGGCGCAACAGCGTGCCGTGCACAGCCTTTACCGCTATGCCGGCCACGGCGACCCGGCGGACCTGGCCGACGCACGGGCGGCGCTGCGCGTTCCGCTGGGCGACCGGGCCGGCCGCCAGGCCCTGGAGCGCCAGCCGGTGGACCTCGCGATGGCGCGCGCGGGATTCCTGCAGGGCGGCAATGCGCCGCAGGACATCGAGCGCCTGGTCTGGATGTACCGCCTGCTGCACGATGCCCCGTACTTCCGCGAATCGGTGCGCCTGTGGCGGGAGGCCGAGGCCGAGATCGACCAGTTGGTCGTGCTGGCCGATACGCTGGAAGCCCATCGGGCGCGGCGCGTGCCCGATGAGGCCAGCGTGCTCGCCTACAAGCGGCAGCTCACCGCCATCGATGCGCGCCTGCGGCCGAAGGAACTGGCCTTCTCGCGCTCGCTGGCCGAGGGCGCGCACTTCCTGCGGCGCATGCTGCTGGCGCTCAGTGCGGCAGCCTTCGTCCTGCTGTGTGCTTACGCCCTGCATGTGATGCGCAGCACCCTGAGGCGCGTGCGCGACACGGAAAGCGAGTTCCGTCTGGCCTTCCACCAGTCGATGGTCGGCATGCTCAAGCTGGATCGCCATGGACGCTTCACCCAGGCCAACGAAGCGCTGGCGCGGATCCTCGGCATGTCGCTGCCTGAGCTGCGGACGCAGCGTCTGGCCGATGTGCTCCACGCTGACGACCTGCCCGTGGACGAGCGCGGCGCCATCGACTGGGTGCGGTTGCAGGAACCGGGCGAACGCCGCCTGCTGCGCCGCGATGGCACGGTGCGCTGGGTGCGCTGGAGCGCCTCGCTGGTCGGCGCGCGCGGTGGACGCGGCGAGCAGCTGTTCGCGCTGGCCGAGGACGTATCGGAAGCGCACGAACTGGCCTGCGAGATCGCCCACCAGGCCAGCCATGATGAGCTCACCGGCCTGATCAACCGCCGCGAGATCGCGCGCAGGCTGGACGGCGCGCTGGAAACCGCACGAGGCGGCGGCCAGCGGCATGCGCTGTGCTTCGTCGACCTGGACCAGTTCAAGCTGGTCAACGACACCTGCGGTCACGAGGCCGGCGACCGTTACCTGTGCCATTTCGCCGCCCGCCTGGCGGCGCAGCTGCGCCGCGGGGACTGGCTGGGCCGGTTGGGGGGCGACGAATTCGCCGTGCTGCTGCACGACACCACGCTGGACGAAGCGGAAACCGCGATGGTGCGCGTGCATGCGGCATTGGCCGAACAGGCATTCCGGTGGAACGGGCGCGGGTTCGGCCTGAACTGCTGCGTCGGCGTTGTCGAGATCAACGACCAGGCGATCGATGCCGACGGGCTGCTGAGGGCGGCCGATGCCGCGTGCTACGTGGCCAAGGACGAGGGACGCAACCGCATCCGCTGCTACCGCGATGCGGACCCCGGCCTGGCGCGTCGCCGCCAAGACCTGGAATGGGTGGCGCACACGCAGCTGGCGATCGCCGAAGACCGGCTGGTGCTGTACGCGCAACGGATCGTGCCGCTCGAGGGTCCGCCGCACCTGCAGTACGAGGTGCTGGTCCGCCTGCGCGACCGCGAGGGGGGACTGCATGCGCCGGGCGTGTTCCTGCCGGCCATGGAACGTTACGGCCAGGGCATGGCGGTCGACCGTTTCGTCCTGATGGCCGTGTGCCGGCATTTCTCGCGCAATCCGGGCCGGCCGACCAGCGTGGAGCTCTGCCACGTCAACGTCTCCGCCCAATCCGTCGCGGACCCGGCCTTCCTGGAGTATGCAGGCGCGCTGCTGGACCGCCATCCCGGCGTGGCGGCACGGCTGTGCTTCGAGATCACCGAAACCGCGGTGATCGCCAACCTCGACGACGCCTGCCGCTTCATCGAGGCCATGCGGGTCCGCGGGTGCCGGATCGCGCTGGATGATTTCGGCAGCGGCCTGTCCTCGTTCGCTTATCTGAAGCGGCTGCCGGTGGACATCCTGAAGATCGATGGCGCGTTCGTCCGCGACCTGGCACACGGCGGATCGGACCTGGCGCTGGTGCGTTCGATGAGCCAGATGGGGCAGGCACTGGGCAAGGTCACCATCGCCGAGTGGGTGGAGAGCGAAGGGGTGATGGCCCAGCTGCGCGAGGTGGGTATCGGCTGCGTGCAGGGCTACGCGGTGCATGTACCATGCCCACTGGACGAACTGGTCGGCGCGTGGGACAGCGCCTGCACCGGCCCGGTCTGA
- a CDS encoding sensor domain-containing diguanylate cyclase — MSPPPKPDNEEARLAALRSFDILDSAPQQGFDDLVRIAAGICGVPMAAVTLIDRDRQWFKAQVGIEHPDPSRESSFCAHAILTPDATLVVPDATRDVRFADNPLVTADNGIRFYAGAPLLTRDGFALGALCVVDDQPRDLAPFQREALEALSRQVTQLLELRRVSRELGHQLRERAWYEQQMRLYQEQLEQQNADLSEQTRTDPLTGLPNRRAFAAALESAMTRIAGTGGPLAVAVLDVDHFKTINDVHGHDEGDRVLVALADMLRSQAAGRGLAARHGGEEFVILMPGATREEARLQCEFMRQSVGLLPIGLPVSVSIGVASHRRGDTAEALFRRADQALYEAKRSGRDRVAAAD; from the coding sequence ATGAGCCCACCGCCCAAGCCCGACAACGAAGAAGCACGCCTGGCGGCCCTGCGCAGCTTCGACATCCTGGACAGCGCGCCGCAGCAGGGCTTCGACGATCTGGTCCGCATCGCGGCCGGCATCTGCGGCGTGCCGATGGCGGCGGTCACGCTGATCGATCGCGACCGCCAGTGGTTCAAGGCGCAGGTGGGGATCGAGCACCCCGATCCGTCGCGCGAATCGTCGTTCTGCGCCCATGCGATCCTGACGCCGGATGCCACCCTGGTGGTGCCCGACGCCACCCGCGACGTACGCTTCGCCGACAACCCCCTGGTCACCGCGGACAACGGAATCCGCTTCTATGCCGGGGCTCCCCTGCTCACGCGCGACGGCTTTGCGCTGGGGGCATTGTGCGTGGTCGACGACCAGCCGCGCGACCTCGCGCCGTTCCAGCGCGAGGCGCTGGAGGCGTTGTCGCGCCAGGTCACCCAATTGCTCGAACTGCGTCGCGTCAGCCGCGAGCTGGGGCACCAGCTGCGCGAACGCGCCTGGTACGAGCAGCAGATGCGGCTCTACCAGGAACAGTTGGAACAGCAGAACGCCGACCTGTCCGAGCAGACCCGGACCGATCCGCTGACCGGGCTGCCCAACCGCCGGGCGTTCGCCGCCGCGCTGGAGAGTGCGATGACGAGAATCGCCGGGACCGGGGGACCGCTCGCGGTCGCAGTGCTGGACGTGGACCACTTCAAGACGATCAACGACGTCCACGGACACGACGAAGGCGACCGGGTGCTGGTGGCGCTGGCCGACATGCTGAGGTCGCAGGCGGCGGGGCGCGGTCTGGCCGCGCGCCACGGCGGGGAGGAGTTCGTCATCCTGATGCCCGGCGCCACGCGGGAGGAAGCCCGCCTGCAGTGCGAGTTCATGCGCCAGAGCGTGGGCCTGCTGCCGATCGGCCTGCCGGTCTCGGTCAGCATCGGCGTGGCGTCGCACCGGCGCGGGGACACCGCGGAGGCCCTGTTCCGCCGTGCCGACCAGGCCCTGTACGAGGCCAAGCGCAGCGGGCGCGACCGGGTGGCCGCCGCGGACTGA
- a CDS encoding pseudouridine synthase: MTTRLNKFIAETGFCSRREADRLLAERRVTVNGTIAGTGAVVGEGDEVLVDGQPLKMRAVKAGKRRHVYIALNKPVGITCTTESSVKDNIVDFIGHEQRIFPIGRLDKDSEGLILLTSNGDIVNQILRAENRHEKEYLVAVNKPVTDEFLRGMARGVRVHGQMTLPCRTSRIAKFGFRITLTQGLNRQIRLMAAAFDYRVTQLRRVRIDNVKLGDLKLGRWRNLTDQELRGLLPQQESW; this comes from the coding sequence ATGACCACCCGCCTGAACAAGTTCATCGCCGAAACCGGCTTCTGCTCACGCCGCGAAGCCGACCGCCTGCTGGCCGAGCGGCGCGTCACCGTCAACGGCACGATCGCCGGCACCGGCGCGGTGGTGGGCGAGGGCGACGAGGTCCTGGTCGACGGCCAGCCACTGAAGATGCGCGCGGTGAAGGCCGGCAAGCGCCGGCATGTGTACATCGCCCTGAACAAACCCGTCGGCATCACCTGCACCACCGAGTCCTCGGTGAAGGACAACATCGTCGACTTCATCGGCCACGAGCAGCGCATCTTCCCGATCGGGCGGCTGGACAAGGATTCGGAAGGCCTGATCCTGCTGACCAGCAATGGCGACATCGTCAACCAGATCCTGCGCGCCGAGAACCGCCACGAGAAGGAATACCTGGTGGCGGTGAACAAGCCCGTCACCGACGAATTCCTGCGTGGGATGGCGCGCGGCGTGCGCGTGCACGGGCAGATGACGCTGCCGTGCAGGACCAGCCGCATCGCCAAGTTCGGCTTCCGCATCACCCTGACCCAGGGCCTGAACCGGCAGATCCGCCTGATGGCCGCGGCGTTCGACTACCGCGTCACCCAGCTGCGGCGCGTACGCATAGACAACGTGAAGCTGGGCGACCTGAAGCTGGGCCGCTGGCGCAACCTCACCGACCAGGAACTGCGCGGCCTGCTGCCGCAGCAGGAAAGCTGGTGA
- a CDS encoding sigma-70 family RNA polymerase sigma factor: protein MTSPTDTDARAGFQALLQAHRGIVAKVAGTYAWHPDDRDDLMQEIATQLWRAWPGYDPQRPAATWMYRIALNVAISYVRGRTRGVQPEPFGDHHGQVADPHAHDHEARQQVDLLHRFIHAQPPLDRALLLLYLEDRSYREMADVLGLSETNVATKISRLKQRVRTEL, encoded by the coding sequence ATGACTTCTCCCACGGACACGGACGCCCGCGCGGGCTTCCAGGCCCTGCTGCAGGCCCATCGCGGCATCGTCGCCAAGGTGGCCGGCACCTACGCCTGGCACCCGGACGACCGCGACGACCTGATGCAGGAGATCGCCACCCAGCTGTGGCGCGCCTGGCCCGGCTACGACCCGCAGCGCCCGGCCGCCACGTGGATGTACCGGATCGCGCTGAACGTGGCCATCTCGTATGTGCGCGGCCGGACCCGCGGCGTGCAGCCGGAGCCCTTCGGCGACCACCACGGCCAGGTCGCCGATCCGCATGCCCACGACCACGAGGCGCGCCAGCAGGTGGACCTGCTGCACCGCTTCATCCACGCGCAACCCCCGCTCGACCGCGCCCTGCTGCTGCTCTACCTGGAAGACCGCAGTTACCGCGAGATGGCCGACGTGCTGGGCCTGAGCGAGACCAATGTCGCCACCAAGATCAGCCGGCTGAAGCAACGCGTCCGCACCGAACTCTGA
- a CDS encoding RNA-binding S4 domain-containing protein, giving the protein MHTLDFDLDRDHVELNQLLKLVGLADSGGQGKAIVASGEVTVDGAVELRKTAKIRAGQIVRVGDAEIRVLAADR; this is encoded by the coding sequence ATGCACACCCTCGACTTCGACCTGGACCGCGACCACGTGGAACTTAACCAGTTGCTGAAACTGGTCGGCCTGGCCGACAGCGGCGGCCAGGGCAAGGCCATCGTCGCCAGCGGCGAAGTTACGGTGGATGGCGCGGTGGAACTGCGCAAGACGGCGAAGATCCGGGCCGGCCAGATCGTCCGCGTCGGCGATGCCGAGATACGGGTGCTGGCCGCCGACCGCTGA
- a CDS encoding GGDEF domain-containing protein gives MAGWLMLLCAWPCVAAATPQAGRDYLVTGAPTSEQAPQRHCTPAMQAQLTERVEIPAPPGGWSGAPQAVNVFNIFAGEVRVHHGDREVCGRMHDARTRDSRFRAGVGMVVVPPAGNREPIEIAWATPLKAGWIPTVRIGAPSPVQQFDTARLLVRTACMAIAIALAFMALMGFLSTRDRVFLGYTLLCTLTVLGQAVLSGLSGYPEPWLPIGDQESRWLVVLSCLGLPVLLYVLWLLTGAARAWRTAGRWLARATAAFCATALLAVGLPQGALSRLAMGMDAGFAVGCMAILVLSLAGLRRRRGDALAAIAAVLPFLAMTLMDMADSRVLIEYRVEAIQLSITWFLTVSAYVLNLRLGQLRRQRDEMRALADTDELTGLPNRRAGLKRLEQHMGEARADGGLLAVGFLDIDLFKRINDVHGHAAGDRVLVAVAATLTSAVRDPADVIRMGGEEFLVLLPGIGGATARARLDAMRTGVGAAGAALGIEGLTVTASIGLASLAPDDADAASLLRRADEAMYRAKRAGRDRVVDAGALSDGEG, from the coding sequence ATGGCGGGGTGGCTGATGCTGCTCTGCGCCTGGCCGTGCGTGGCCGCGGCCACGCCGCAGGCCGGCCGCGACTATCTGGTCACCGGCGCCCCCACGTCCGAACAGGCCCCACAGCGTCACTGTACGCCCGCCATGCAGGCGCAGCTGACCGAACGGGTGGAGATCCCGGCACCGCCCGGCGGCTGGTCGGGTGCGCCGCAGGCGGTCAACGTGTTCAACATCTTCGCCGGTGAAGTCCGCGTGCACCACGGCGATCGCGAAGTCTGCGGACGCATGCACGATGCACGCACGCGCGATTCCCGCTTCCGCGCGGGCGTCGGCATGGTGGTGGTGCCGCCGGCGGGCAACCGCGAGCCCATTGAGATCGCCTGGGCCACGCCGCTGAAGGCCGGCTGGATCCCCACCGTGCGGATCGGCGCGCCCAGCCCGGTCCAGCAGTTCGACACCGCGCGGCTGCTGGTGCGCACGGCCTGCATGGCCATCGCCATCGCGCTGGCGTTCATGGCGCTGATGGGTTTCTTGAGCACGCGCGACCGCGTCTTCCTGGGCTACACGCTGCTGTGCACGCTCACCGTGCTGGGCCAGGCCGTGCTCAGCGGCCTGAGCGGTTATCCGGAACCCTGGCTGCCGATCGGCGACCAGGAATCGCGCTGGCTGGTCGTGCTTTCGTGCCTGGGCCTGCCCGTGCTGCTGTACGTGTTGTGGCTGTTGACCGGTGCCGCGCGTGCATGGCGGACGGCGGGCCGCTGGCTGGCCCGCGCGACGGCGGCGTTCTGCGCCACGGCGTTGCTGGCGGTGGGGTTGCCGCAGGGTGCGCTGTCGCGGCTGGCCATGGGCATGGATGCCGGGTTCGCGGTGGGCTGCATGGCCATCCTCGTCCTGAGCCTGGCCGGCCTGCGCCGCCGCCGCGGGGACGCACTGGCCGCGATCGCCGCCGTGCTGCCGTTCCTGGCGATGACGCTCATGGACATGGCCGACAGCCGGGTCCTGATCGAATACCGGGTGGAAGCCATCCAGCTTTCGATCACGTGGTTCCTGACCGTCAGCGCCTACGTGCTGAACCTGCGCCTGGGCCAGTTGCGGCGCCAGCGCGACGAGATGCGCGCGCTGGCCGACACCGATGAACTGACCGGCCTGCCCAACCGTCGTGCCGGCCTGAAGCGCCTGGAGCAGCACATGGGCGAGGCCCGTGCCGACGGCGGACTGCTGGCGGTCGGCTTCCTCGACATCGACCTGTTCAAGCGCATCAACGATGTGCATGGCCATGCGGCCGGCGACCGCGTGCTGGTGGCCGTGGCGGCCACGCTGACCTCGGCGGTGCGCGATCCTGCCGACGTCATCCGCATGGGAGGCGAGGAATTCCTGGTGCTGCTGCCCGGGATCGGCGGGGCGACGGCGCGGGCGCGCCTCGACGCGATGCGGACCGGGGTGGGGGCCGCCGGTGCCGCCCTCGGCATCGAAGGCCTGACGGTCACCGCCAGCATCGGCCTGGCCAGCCTGGCCCCCGACGACGCCGATGCGGCTTCGCTGCTGCGGCGCGCCGACGAGGCCATGTACCGGGCCAAGCGCGCCGGCCGTGACCGGGTGGTGGATGCCGGTGCCCTGTCCGACGGCGAAGGATGA